From a region of the Deltaproteobacteria bacterium CG11_big_fil_rev_8_21_14_0_20_49_13 genome:
- a CDS encoding chromosome partitioning protein ParB, producing the protein MQQRKALGRGLDALIPAGVNIADEASILMPKPVSMPTGERMRTATVDSIIPNRLQPRKYFDEGKIRELSSSIKEQGIIQPLIVTQASTGKYELIAGERRLRAAKMAGLTEVPIVIKNVDTEGMLELSIIENIQREDLNPIEEAVAFQELIDQFNYTQEEASTRLGKSRTAVANSLRLLNLPKVIQDDIATGRMTSGHARALLSINNLQEQLKMRERILNAALTVRDVEKMIQNIKPQASRYSTRAAPLSPQMKFVSDEITKRLATKIRLEPDKEKKGGRIVIEYYTLQDLDRIYSLIITK; encoded by the coding sequence ATGCAACAGCGTAAAGCCTTAGGACGCGGACTAGACGCCCTTATCCCGGCCGGCGTCAATATTGCGGATGAGGCGTCTATCTTAATGCCAAAGCCCGTGTCAATGCCAACGGGTGAGAGAATGAGGACCGCTACTGTTGATTCAATAATACCGAACAGGCTTCAGCCCAGAAAATATTTTGACGAGGGAAAGATCAGAGAGCTCTCTTCATCAATTAAAGAACAGGGAATAATTCAGCCGCTCATCGTCACTCAAGCCTCTACCGGAAAATATGAGCTCATCGCCGGTGAACGCAGATTACGCGCCGCTAAGATGGCTGGCCTTACGGAAGTACCAATTGTCATCAAAAATGTCGACACCGAAGGAATGCTTGAGCTCTCCATCATCGAGAATATCCAGCGTGAAGACCTGAACCCGATAGAAGAGGCCGTTGCATTTCAGGAGCTTATCGATCAATTCAATTATACTCAAGAAGAGGCCTCGACCCGACTTGGAAAATCCCGGACCGCCGTCGCAAATTCGCTGAGGCTTCTGAACCTTCCCAAGGTCATACAAGATGATATCGCAACCGGACGGATGACGTCCGGCCATGCACGAGCGCTTCTTTCCATAAACAACCTTCAGGAACAGCTAAAAATGCGAGAGCGGATACTTAATGCTGCGCTAACGGTAAGGGACGTGGAAAAAATGATCCAGAACATCAAGCCGCAGGCCTCTAGGTATTCCACGCGGGCCGCTCCATTATCGCCGCAGATGAAATTCGTCTCCGATGAAATAACGAAGAGACTTGCAACAAAGATAAGGCTTGAACCGGACAAGGAAAAGAAGGGTGGACGTATCGTAATAGAATACTATACGCTTCAGGACCTTGACAGGATCTATAGCTTAATAATAACAAAATAA